Proteins from one Catenulispora sp. EB89 genomic window:
- a CDS encoding cellulose-binding protein, with amino-acid sequence MSPTDPTAVRPHIRTGLVRQPAIPGAVALVVAAGVAGALTTTTGTAYAAPAAAATTATVTVDAGTSLGTVPAGGVGLNTAVYDPNMTDPAAASLMKAAGIQQLRYPGGSYGDGYHWKTHTLDGPNAWTLPNTGFDQFMATAKAVGAQPILIANYGSGTAQEAAGWVRYANVDKHYGVKYWEIGNEVYGNGHYNNGSGWETDNHADKSPTTYATNLVAYAKAMKAVDPTVKIGAVLTTPGGYPDGTKGPGDSADWNHTVLSIAGSSIDFVIVHSYPGGATAADLLNTPEKIGAITDTLRSLIATYAGARASSVQIAVTETDGDNSPAKTSQAAALYAPDTFMTWFEHGVFNVDWWDLHNGPGPAQSLDGQTDYEDEGILSSGTCSNGTCEPALETPFPTYWGIRSLTALAAPGDTMVKAASGSATVAVHAVRTTGGGLNVMLINKDAANPATVSLAYSGFTPAPGAVTTVSYTKGGTALTTATVGTAAAQTLPPYSITTLQLKPNGAQAAPPTPAASSAPGAGPVGATTAASSGAPGGHSTHPSAPGSHASSSAGGSQYRGVAGGAAKTATSSGSTTAAADGLQEHGDAGGMLAFTGAGSGITYTMIGSVIVIAAGGVLVTRRRRTKAAHRG; translated from the coding sequence GTGTCACCCACCGACCCGACCGCCGTCCGGCCCCACATCCGAACCGGCCTGGTCCGCCAGCCCGCGATACCGGGCGCGGTCGCGCTCGTCGTCGCCGCGGGCGTCGCCGGCGCCCTGACGACTACCACCGGCACCGCCTACGCCGCACCGGCCGCCGCCGCGACCACCGCCACGGTCACCGTGGACGCCGGCACGTCTCTGGGCACGGTGCCCGCCGGCGGCGTCGGCCTCAACACGGCCGTCTACGACCCGAACATGACCGATCCGGCGGCGGCGTCGCTGATGAAGGCCGCCGGCATCCAGCAGTTGCGCTATCCCGGCGGGTCCTACGGCGACGGCTACCACTGGAAGACCCACACGCTCGACGGGCCCAACGCCTGGACGCTGCCCAACACCGGCTTCGACCAGTTCATGGCCACCGCGAAGGCGGTGGGCGCGCAGCCGATCCTGATCGCGAACTACGGCTCGGGCACCGCGCAGGAGGCCGCCGGCTGGGTCCGGTACGCCAACGTCGACAAGCACTACGGCGTGAAGTACTGGGAGATCGGCAACGAGGTCTATGGCAACGGGCACTACAACAACGGCAGCGGCTGGGAGACCGACAACCACGCCGACAAGAGCCCGACCACGTACGCCACCAACCTGGTCGCCTATGCCAAGGCGATGAAGGCTGTGGATCCGACGGTGAAGATCGGAGCGGTACTCACCACCCCCGGCGGCTATCCGGACGGGACGAAGGGCCCCGGCGACAGCGCCGACTGGAACCACACGGTGCTGTCCATCGCCGGCAGCTCGATCGACTTCGTCATCGTGCACTCCTACCCCGGCGGCGCCACTGCGGCGGACCTGCTGAACACCCCCGAGAAGATCGGGGCCATCACGGACACGCTGCGCTCGCTGATCGCCACCTACGCGGGGGCGCGCGCCTCGTCCGTGCAGATCGCCGTCACCGAGACCGACGGCGACAACTCCCCGGCCAAGACCAGCCAGGCCGCGGCGCTGTACGCGCCGGACACCTTCATGACCTGGTTCGAACACGGGGTCTTCAACGTCGACTGGTGGGACCTGCACAACGGCCCCGGCCCCGCGCAGTCCCTCGACGGCCAGACCGACTACGAGGACGAGGGCATCCTGTCCAGCGGCACGTGCTCCAACGGGACGTGCGAGCCGGCGCTGGAGACGCCTTTCCCGACGTACTGGGGCATCCGCTCGCTGACCGCGCTGGCCGCGCCCGGCGACACGATGGTGAAGGCGGCGTCGGGCAGCGCGACGGTGGCCGTGCACGCGGTGCGCACCACCGGCGGCGGGCTGAACGTCATGCTGATCAACAAGGACGCGGCGAACCCGGCGACGGTGTCGCTGGCGTACAGCGGGTTCACGCCGGCGCCGGGGGCGGTCACGACCGTGTCGTACACCAAGGGCGGGACCGCGCTGACGACCGCGACGGTCGGGACCGCGGCCGCGCAGACGCTGCCGCCGTACTCGATCACGACGCTTCAGCTGAAGCCGAACGGCGCGCAGGCCGCGCCGCCGACCCCCGCGGCTTCGTCGGCGCCGGGAGCCGGGCCGGTGGGCGCCACGACCGCTGCGTCGTCCGGGGCACCGGGTGGCCACTCGACGCATCCGAGCGCGCCGGGATCCCATGCCTCTTCCTCCGCCGGGGGCTCGCAGTACCGAGGCGTCGCCGGCGGTGCGGCGAAGACGGCGACTTCGAGCGGATCGACGACGGCTGCCGCCGACGGCTTGCAGGAGCACGGGGACGCCGGCGGCATGCTGGCCTTCACCGGGGCGGGCAGCGGCATCACGTACACCATGATCGGCAGCGTGATCGTCATCGCCGCCGGCGGCGTGCTGGTGACGCGTCGGCGCCGCACCAAGGCCGCGCACCGGGGGTAA
- a CDS encoding NADP-dependent oxidoreductase, whose translation MQAATYSGYSADNSRLTVGEVPDPKVGPGQVLIEVRAAGVNPVDWKVMAGGLDAMMDTVFPAIPGWDVAGVVRAAGPDTPEFTAGDEVMAYARKDVVQAGTFAQLVTVSARDVARKPAALDWAQAGGLPLAGLTALRSLDALRVGARDSLLVHAAAGGVGSLAVQIARARGARVIGTASERNHDFLQALGAEPVTYGDGLAERVRALAPDGVTTVLDCVGGQLETTLAVLAAGGRQVSIADPSVAAHGGRWIWVRPDGAGLAELAYLANRGLLTVEVAQTFGLTDVAAAFDVSRTGRVRGKLVIVP comes from the coding sequence ATGCAAGCCGCTACCTATTCCGGGTACTCCGCCGACAACTCGCGCCTGACCGTCGGCGAGGTACCCGACCCCAAAGTCGGCCCGGGACAGGTGCTGATCGAGGTCCGCGCCGCCGGCGTGAACCCGGTCGACTGGAAGGTCATGGCCGGCGGCCTCGACGCCATGATGGACACCGTCTTCCCCGCCATCCCCGGCTGGGACGTCGCCGGCGTGGTCCGCGCCGCCGGCCCCGACACCCCCGAGTTCACGGCCGGAGACGAGGTCATGGCCTACGCCCGCAAGGACGTGGTCCAGGCCGGCACGTTCGCACAGCTGGTGACCGTCTCGGCGCGCGACGTGGCACGCAAGCCCGCGGCCCTGGACTGGGCTCAAGCAGGCGGCCTGCCGCTGGCCGGCCTCACCGCGCTGCGCTCGCTGGACGCCCTGCGCGTCGGCGCGCGCGACTCGCTGCTGGTGCACGCGGCGGCCGGCGGCGTGGGCAGCCTCGCGGTGCAGATCGCCCGGGCGCGCGGCGCACGCGTCATCGGCACGGCGTCCGAACGCAATCACGACTTCCTGCAGGCGCTCGGGGCGGAGCCGGTCACCTACGGCGACGGCCTCGCGGAGCGGGTGCGCGCGCTGGCGCCGGACGGCGTGACCACGGTGCTGGACTGCGTCGGCGGCCAGCTGGAGACGACGCTCGCGGTGCTGGCGGCCGGCGGACGACAGGTGTCGATCGCCGACCCGTCTGTGGCCGCGCACGGCGGCCGGTGGATCTGGGTGCGGCCCGACGGCGCAGGACTTGCGGAGCTGGCGTATCTCGCGAATCGGGGCCTGCTGACCGTCGAGGTCGCGCAGACGTTCGGGTTGACGGACGTGGCGGCGGCGTTCGACGTCAGTCGGACGGGGCGGGTGCGGGGGAAGCTTGTGATCGTGCCCTGA
- a CDS encoding cellulose binding domain-containing protein, with the protein MIPRKPVGVLLALAGVIGTVTVGAVPQATAATAASAVSVTVNGTAGLGSIPGGAIGLNTAVYDSNMNDTPIPGLLKAAGINALRYPGGSYSDIYNWQTNVAQGGYDAPNTSFANFMGTAQAAAASPVIAVNYGTGTPALAASWVQNATVTNKYGVSYWEVGNEVYGNGTYGANWETDAHCQTSSGTPVTVGSEPAQTYGCGPGTYATNVLSYMSAMKAVSANAHVCAVLTTPGGWPDNVTNPQTSPLPWNQTVLTALGVKTDCVIVHYYPGGSSAAAMLTATSQISGIVSTVKSEISQYAKVDPSAVPILVSEANSNVDMDTQPNALFAADMYMTWLENGVSNVDWWDEHNGPGTNPPSIVNGAQDYGDYGIFSSGGNNSGVTEPAVETPFAPYYGIEMLSKLGGPGDTMVNSTSSNALVRVHAVRRAGGNLDLLIDNEDPGTSYTVNLAYNGFTPTGSPTVFTFANNGNSITSATQSSTSSVTVAPYTLTVVQVPGSGGGGVTAPGAPGQPAVSGLASSTSGTSSGVATLTWPAATAGTYPVANYQVYQQTSGGGSTLAGTTSATTLNLSGLTIGAAYTYDVVAVDSHGNPSLPSPPVTFTVPPPANASCAVHYAISSSWSGGFGAAITVTNRAATAVSGWTLTFSWPDSGEAVQSGWNGTWSQTGSAVTVTNAAWNGTIAAAGGTVSVGFNGTDTGQDPAPTVFALNGTVCANN; encoded by the coding sequence ATGATCCCCAGGAAGCCGGTCGGCGTGCTGCTCGCGCTGGCCGGCGTGATCGGGACCGTCACGGTTGGGGCGGTGCCGCAGGCGACCGCCGCGACCGCCGCGAGTGCGGTGTCGGTGACGGTGAACGGTACGGCCGGGCTCGGGAGCATTCCGGGCGGCGCGATCGGCCTGAACACGGCCGTCTACGACAGCAATATGAACGACACCCCGATCCCCGGCCTGCTGAAGGCCGCCGGAATCAATGCCCTGCGGTACCCGGGCGGCTCCTACTCCGACATCTACAACTGGCAGACCAACGTCGCGCAGGGCGGCTACGACGCCCCGAACACCAGCTTCGCCAACTTCATGGGGACCGCGCAGGCCGCCGCCGCGAGCCCGGTCATCGCCGTCAACTACGGCACCGGCACGCCGGCGTTGGCCGCCTCGTGGGTCCAGAACGCCACCGTGACCAACAAGTACGGCGTCTCCTACTGGGAGGTCGGCAACGAGGTTTACGGCAACGGCACCTACGGCGCGAACTGGGAGACCGACGCGCACTGCCAGACCTCCTCCGGCACCCCGGTGACCGTCGGCAGTGAGCCCGCGCAGACCTACGGCTGCGGTCCCGGCACCTACGCGACCAACGTCCTGAGCTACATGTCGGCGATGAAGGCCGTCAGCGCCAACGCCCACGTCTGCGCGGTCCTGACGACCCCGGGCGGCTGGCCCGACAACGTCACCAACCCCCAGACCAGCCCGCTGCCGTGGAACCAGACCGTCCTCACGGCGCTCGGCGTCAAGACCGACTGCGTCATCGTGCACTACTACCCCGGCGGCTCCAGCGCCGCGGCGATGCTCACCGCGACCAGCCAGATCTCCGGCATTGTCTCGACCGTCAAGTCGGAGATCAGCCAGTACGCGAAGGTGGACCCGTCCGCCGTCCCGATCCTCGTCTCCGAGGCCAACTCGAACGTGGACATGGACACCCAGCCCAACGCCCTGTTCGCCGCCGACATGTACATGACCTGGCTGGAGAACGGCGTCTCCAACGTGGACTGGTGGGACGAGCACAACGGCCCCGGCACCAACCCGCCGAGCATCGTCAACGGCGCCCAGGACTACGGCGACTACGGCATCTTCTCCAGCGGCGGCAACAACAGCGGCGTCACCGAGCCGGCGGTGGAGACGCCGTTCGCGCCGTACTACGGCATCGAGATGCTCTCCAAGCTCGGCGGCCCCGGCGACACCATGGTGAACAGCACGTCCTCCAACGCGCTGGTGCGCGTGCACGCGGTGCGCCGCGCCGGCGGGAACCTGGATCTGCTGATCGACAACGAGGATCCCGGCACCTCCTACACCGTGAACCTCGCCTACAACGGATTCACCCCCACCGGCAGCCCGACCGTCTTCACCTTCGCGAACAACGGGAACTCCATCACCAGCGCGACGCAGAGCTCTACCTCGTCCGTGACGGTCGCGCCCTACACGCTCACCGTCGTGCAGGTCCCCGGCAGCGGCGGGGGCGGCGTGACGGCGCCGGGCGCGCCGGGGCAGCCGGCCGTGTCCGGCCTGGCGTCCAGCACCTCGGGCACCAGCAGCGGCGTCGCCACCCTGACCTGGCCCGCGGCCACGGCCGGCACGTACCCGGTCGCGAACTACCAGGTCTACCAGCAGACCAGCGGCGGCGGGAGCACGCTCGCCGGCACCACCAGCGCCACCACGCTGAACCTCAGCGGCCTGACGATCGGCGCCGCCTACACCTACGACGTGGTCGCGGTGGACTCGCACGGCAACCCGTCGCTGCCCTCGCCACCGGTGACGTTCACCGTGCCGCCACCGGCCAACGCGAGCTGCGCGGTGCACTACGCGATCAGCAGCTCCTGGTCCGGCGGCTTCGGCGCCGCGATCACCGTCACCAACCGCGCCGCGACCGCGGTCAGCGGCTGGACCCTGACGTTCTCCTGGCCCGACTCCGGCGAGGCGGTCCAGAGCGGCTGGAACGGCACGTGGAGCCAGACCGGCTCGGCGGTGACCGTGACGAACGCCGCGTGGAACGGCACCATCGCGGCCGCCGGCGGCACGGTGAGCGTCGGCTTCAACGGCACCGACACCGGACAGGACCCGGCGCCGACGGTGTTCGCGCTCAACGGGACGGTGTGCGCGAACAATTGA
- a CDS encoding glycoside hydrolase family 3 C-terminal domain-containing protein — MTEVPDTAVPDTAARAAALLAQLSVAERIAFLHQHQPAIERLGLDAFHTGCEALHGVAWIGRATVFPQAVGLGATWDRDLVRRVGEAVATEVRAFRQDTENAFRASDVADKHPMVSLNVWAPVVNLLRDPRWGRNEEGYSEDPHATAELATAYCRGLRGDHPAIWRTTPVLKHFLAYNVETDRDIIDITVPPRVLHEYELPAFRGPIEAGVAAGVMPGYNLTNGVPNHVHPLINDALRAWNPELVVCSDAQAPSNLVDREKYFATHVESHAAALKAGVDSYTDNGADARPTIERFTEALAQGLITEADIDAAVGRLLAMRAATGEFDVAADPYAGIRADVISSPAHNALALEAARAAVVLLKNENEALPLARPESEAAPARSSASASAHPGPAVAVIGHLGNRVLTDWYSGELPYAVSIADGLRTAFGDRAVATVDGADVISLRAGETVFGPFCHQDWGTSVQCPVPVRTLQAVENGKYLTLTGKGDTEVRADAAAPDGWVVKELWEFHPAADGQTLVRSNASGRYLRVEDDGRLVADAATAEDATAFVVETLTSGLRQAVAAAASARHAIVVLGNDPHINGRETIDRDGLALPADQEALLRAVVEANPDTTLVVVSSYPYAIGWAARHVPSIVWTAHGGQELGNAVAEVLTGAHNPAGRLPQTWYASDADLPAPDDYDVIGSGWTYQYSQREHLYAFGHGLSYTTFEYGDLVLKVREDQLGSFTILAEARITNSGATAGQEVVQLYSHALEASVPTPLRRLQGFERIELAPGESRAVVFEVPAERLAHWSEDVGALLVESGEYEFGVGRSSVDLPSSASVKLSIA, encoded by the coding sequence GTGACTGAAGTCCCCGACACCGCCGTCCCCGACACCGCCGCGCGGGCGGCCGCCCTGCTCGCGCAGCTGTCCGTGGCCGAGCGGATCGCGTTCCTGCACCAGCACCAGCCCGCGATCGAGCGGCTGGGCCTGGACGCGTTCCACACCGGCTGCGAGGCGCTGCACGGCGTGGCCTGGATCGGGCGCGCGACGGTGTTCCCGCAGGCGGTCGGGCTGGGCGCGACGTGGGACCGGGACCTGGTCCGGCGCGTGGGGGAAGCGGTGGCGACGGAGGTCCGGGCGTTCCGTCAGGACACGGAGAACGCCTTCCGGGCCAGCGACGTGGCGGACAAGCACCCGATGGTCTCGCTCAACGTCTGGGCCCCGGTGGTGAACCTGCTGCGTGATCCCCGGTGGGGCCGCAACGAGGAGGGCTACAGCGAGGATCCGCACGCCACCGCCGAGCTGGCCACCGCCTACTGCCGCGGGCTGCGCGGCGACCACCCGGCGATCTGGCGCACCACCCCGGTGCTCAAGCACTTCCTGGCGTACAACGTCGAGACCGACCGCGACATCATCGACATCACCGTGCCGCCGCGCGTCCTGCACGAGTACGAACTCCCGGCCTTCCGCGGCCCGATCGAGGCGGGGGTGGCCGCCGGGGTGATGCCGGGCTATAACCTCACCAACGGCGTCCCCAACCACGTCCATCCCCTGATCAACGACGCCCTGCGCGCGTGGAATCCCGAGCTGGTCGTCTGCTCGGACGCCCAGGCCCCGTCGAACCTGGTCGACCGCGAGAAGTACTTCGCCACGCACGTGGAGTCGCACGCCGCCGCGCTCAAGGCCGGCGTGGACAGCTACACCGACAACGGCGCGGACGCGCGGCCGACGATCGAGCGCTTCACCGAGGCCCTGGCGCAGGGCCTGATCACCGAGGCCGACATCGACGCGGCGGTCGGACGGCTGCTGGCGATGCGGGCCGCCACCGGCGAGTTCGACGTCGCCGCCGACCCGTACGCAGGTATTCGCGCCGACGTCATCAGCAGCCCGGCGCACAACGCGCTGGCGTTGGAGGCGGCGCGCGCGGCGGTCGTCCTGCTCAAGAACGAGAACGAGGCGCTTCCGCTGGCCCGGCCCGAGTCCGAGGCGGCCCCGGCCCGGAGTTCGGCCTCGGCCTCGGCCCACCCCGGACCGGCTGTCGCAGTGATCGGCCACCTGGGAAACAGGGTGCTGACCGACTGGTACAGCGGCGAGCTGCCTTACGCCGTCAGCATCGCCGACGGCCTGCGCACCGCCTTCGGCGACCGGGCCGTTGCCACGGTGGACGGCGCCGACGTGATCTCCCTGCGGGCCGGCGAGACGGTGTTCGGGCCGTTCTGCCACCAGGACTGGGGAACCAGCGTCCAATGCCCGGTCCCGGTGCGCACCCTGCAGGCGGTGGAGAACGGCAAGTACCTGACGCTCACCGGCAAGGGCGACACCGAGGTGCGGGCCGACGCCGCGGCCCCGGACGGCTGGGTGGTCAAGGAGCTGTGGGAGTTCCACCCGGCGGCCGACGGGCAGACCCTCGTGCGCTCGAACGCCAGCGGCCGCTACCTGCGCGTCGAGGACGACGGCCGGCTCGTCGCGGACGCCGCCACCGCCGAGGACGCGACGGCGTTCGTGGTCGAAACCCTCACCTCCGGCCTCCGCCAGGCCGTCGCCGCGGCCGCCTCGGCCCGGCACGCGATCGTGGTGCTGGGCAACGACCCGCACATCAACGGACGCGAGACGATCGACCGCGACGGGCTCGCGCTGCCTGCAGACCAGGAGGCGCTGCTGCGCGCGGTCGTCGAGGCGAACCCGGACACCACGCTCGTCGTGGTGTCGAGCTATCCGTACGCGATCGGCTGGGCCGCACGCCACGTGCCCTCGATCGTGTGGACCGCGCACGGCGGCCAGGAGCTGGGCAACGCCGTCGCCGAGGTGCTGACCGGCGCCCACAACCCGGCCGGCCGGCTGCCGCAGACCTGGTACGCCTCCGACGCCGACCTGCCCGCGCCCGACGACTACGACGTCATCGGCTCGGGCTGGACATACCAGTACTCGCAGCGGGAGCACCTGTACGCGTTCGGCCATGGCTTGTCGTACACAACTTTCGAGTACGGCGACCTCGTGCTGAAGGTCCGCGAAGATCAGCTGGGATCCTTCACGATATTGGCTGAGGCGCGGATCACCAATAGCGGTGCGACCGCAGGGCAGGAAGTCGTGCAGCTTTACTCGCATGCCCTTGAGGCCTCGGTGCCCACTCCCCTGCGTCGTCTGCAGGGCTTCGAGCGGATCGAGCTGGCGCCGGGGGAATCGCGCGCCGTCGTGTTCGAGGTGCCGGCGGAGCGGCTGGCGCACTGGTCGGAAGACGTCGGCGCGCTGCTTGTCGAGAGCGGGGAGTACGAGTTCGGTGTCGGCCGGTCCAGTGTGGATCTGCCGTCGAGCGCTTCGGTGAAGCTGTCCATCGCGTAA
- a CDS encoding ABC transporter permease, producing MAVMADGAAVPEETKPRRESPPGAWEQTGPAPARPGGLSRWARLRRDRSLLFMIAPAMLVLLVFAYLPMFGTISAFEYYDPIYGFFHSDFVGMKNFTDLMGDPAFWHAFENTLVLSLVQIVLYFPVPIGLALLLNTVISTKLRSFIQAVVYLPHFFSWVLVITIFNQMLGGAGLLNQFLRQHHMATWNIMSSGSAFKYLVTFQAVWKEAGWGIIVFLAALAAIDPALYESAAVDGANRWRRTWHITLPGMRGMIVLMLVLRLGNALNVGFEQMLIQRQAVGAQHAEVLDTFAYFYGIGNGNFGYGAAAGLFKGVISLILIFAANKMAHKLGEDGLYRK from the coding sequence ATGGCGGTGATGGCGGACGGTGCGGCCGTGCCGGAGGAAACGAAGCCGAGGCGGGAGTCGCCGCCGGGGGCGTGGGAGCAGACCGGTCCGGCGCCGGCCAGGCCGGGCGGCCTGAGCCGGTGGGCCCGTCTGCGGCGCGACCGCTCGCTCCTGTTCATGATCGCCCCGGCGATGCTGGTGCTGCTGGTCTTCGCCTACCTGCCGATGTTCGGCACGATCTCGGCGTTCGAGTACTACGACCCCATCTACGGGTTCTTCCACAGCGACTTCGTCGGGATGAAGAACTTCACCGACCTGATGGGCGACCCGGCGTTCTGGCACGCGTTCGAGAACACGCTGGTGCTGAGCCTGGTGCAGATCGTGCTGTACTTCCCGGTCCCGATCGGGCTGGCGCTGCTGCTGAACACCGTGATCAGCACCAAGCTCCGGTCCTTCATCCAGGCCGTGGTGTACCTGCCGCACTTCTTCTCCTGGGTGCTGGTCATCACCATCTTCAACCAGATGCTCGGCGGCGCCGGCCTGCTCAACCAGTTCCTGCGCCAGCACCACATGGCGACCTGGAACATCATGTCCAGCGGATCGGCGTTCAAGTACCTGGTGACCTTCCAGGCGGTGTGGAAGGAGGCTGGCTGGGGGATCATCGTCTTCCTGGCCGCACTGGCCGCCATCGACCCGGCGCTGTACGAGTCGGCCGCGGTGGACGGCGCGAACCGGTGGCGCCGGACGTGGCACATCACGCTGCCCGGGATGCGCGGCATGATCGTGCTGATGCTGGTCCTGCGGCTGGGCAACGCGCTCAACGTCGGGTTCGAGCAGATGCTCATCCAGCGCCAGGCGGTCGGGGCGCAGCACGCCGAGGTCCTGGACACGTTCGCCTACTTCTACGGCATCGGCAACGGCAACTTCGGCTACGGCGCGGCGGCTGGCCTGTTCAAGGGCGTGATCTCGCTGATTCTGATCTTCGCGGCCAACAAGATGGCGCACAAGCTCGGTGAGGACGGGTTGTACCGCAAATGA
- a CDS encoding carbohydrate ABC transporter permease: MSTLSTASTSGRRKPPAGNVPRKRAKGRAVWEDRPTLVGQFGKGMVLTVVVLAIALPLYAIVLTSFSSEGAITRAGGSLVVVPDGLSLGAYREIFSNGVVTRAVLVSVGITVVGTAVSMVLSILCAYGLSRARSFGHRFFLGAMIFTMFFGGGLIPGFLVVSELHGYDNYWALILPSCLSVFNILIMRGFYQATAQEMIDAARIDGAGEWRILWSVVLPTTKAVTAVMTLFYAVGYWGSWFNTLLYMPFDNSKWSLSYVLYEYVNLGAKMPGVDTAGAGDTVQHQAASPFGISMAVVVLTLIPILVVYPFLQKHFTKGMLTGAIKG, translated from the coding sequence ATGAGCACACTGTCGACAGCTTCCACCTCCGGCCGCCGCAAGCCGCCGGCCGGCAACGTCCCGCGCAAGCGTGCCAAGGGGCGCGCGGTCTGGGAGGACCGGCCGACCCTGGTCGGCCAGTTCGGCAAGGGCATGGTGCTCACGGTCGTCGTGCTGGCCATCGCGCTGCCGCTGTACGCCATCGTCCTGACCAGCTTCTCCAGCGAGGGCGCCATCACCCGCGCCGGCGGCAGCCTGGTGGTGGTGCCGGACGGGCTGAGCCTCGGCGCCTACCGGGAGATCTTCTCCAACGGCGTCGTCACCCGCGCGGTGCTGGTCAGCGTCGGGATCACGGTCGTCGGCACAGCGGTGTCGATGGTGCTCAGCATCCTGTGCGCGTACGGCCTGTCCCGGGCCCGCTCCTTCGGGCACCGGTTCTTCCTGGGCGCGATGATCTTCACCATGTTCTTCGGCGGCGGCCTGATCCCCGGCTTCCTGGTGGTCAGCGAGCTGCACGGCTACGACAACTACTGGGCCCTGATCCTGCCCAGCTGCCTGTCGGTCTTCAACATCCTGATCATGCGGGGCTTCTACCAGGCCACCGCCCAGGAGATGATCGACGCCGCGCGGATCGACGGCGCCGGGGAGTGGCGCATCCTGTGGTCGGTGGTGCTGCCCACGACCAAGGCGGTGACCGCGGTGATGACGCTGTTCTACGCGGTCGGGTACTGGGGTTCGTGGTTCAACACCCTGCTGTACATGCCGTTCGACAATTCCAAGTGGTCCCTGTCGTATGTGCTGTACGAGTACGTCAACCTCGGCGCGAAGATGCCGGGCGTCGACACCGCCGGAGCCGGGGACACTGTGCAGCACCAGGCCGCGTCTCCGTTCGGGATCTCGATGGCCGTGGTCGTGCTCACGCTCATTCCGATCCTGGTCGTCTACCCCTTCCTGCAGAAGCACTTCACCAAGGGCATGCTCACCGGCGCCATCAAGGGCTGA